The sequence below is a genomic window from Lolium perenne isolate Kyuss_39 chromosome 4, Kyuss_2.0, whole genome shotgun sequence.
caacacctgaaattcagACTCTACAAAAACAACGTCTTCAAGAGATGATGGAGAGATGGAAAGATTTTGGTACGCTCCTTGGTTGGACGGCCCTAAATCGAATGATGTAGCTCGTATAATTTTTTCCTAACATCATGTATGGATGTACGGTAGATCACGAATGGTCGAATGGAGACATATGGGCTTGTCAAAAGTCCATGGTGCAAGAGCTCGTTTCCGACGGTTGTCTGTTCAAATTTTCCCGTTTGCTTCCACGCACACAAACCTGGACGTGGAACCGACCACCAGTTGTTGCTGtaggggcctttgccgtgcggggttgaggggaagcgcacggcaaagccatgtctttgccgtgcgtgctggAGGGGAAACGCACGGCAAAGTGGGTGGCACGGCAATGTTTTCTCGCGCACGGCAAAGCACATCGCACGGCAAAGAGGGCACAGCGCACGGCGAAGCTGGGTCGCTCGGcagagcctttgccgtgcgattttCGCGACGCACGGCAAAGGTGGCTTTGCCGGCCGGATCGTTGCCGAGCAATCTTTGCCGTGcacggccgcacggcaaaggctttgccgagcCGATTTACGCCTTTGCTGTGTGATTTCGGCGCACGGCAATGTCCAGTTCTCCCGGAGTGCACGTCTGATGATGGCCGGCAGCGGCAGCAGCGCTCTGAAAGCCTGAATATTGTTCATGCCACCATGTTCGTCAGTCTACCGATCTTAATTTAGAAGTTGCGTCACAGCATGACTGTGTTTATGACGTCGCGAGGTGCAAATGCGCGGTACATGTGCAGAGGTTCCCCACTATCCCATGTAGATGTAGAGAGACGCAAATGCGTAGCAAAGGTGAGCATAATGTGTTGCCGCCATGCAATTTAGGTTGACGAGTAGCGAGGGCGACTGCCTCGTCCAATTTAGGGTTATTGTGATGTGCTTTCGAAGTGCAACATGAGGTTGCATCGTTCTTTTAACCCTGAAGAGGGGCATGTGCGTAACTGAAAAGAAATGGAGTTGCAGGTAGAGCTTGGTGCAAATGAAAGATGGTTGTGTCGTACTGCTTATTTTGCAAGGAGAGCATACGTACATCAGGTGCTATGGTGGAGATCGACACTGCAATATTTCTGGCACTTGAGCTGCAGGGAACCCTGCATGCATGCTGAGCCTGACTGCCTGAGCGTGGCATGTTCACATATCCGCGTGTCATGGAGCCGCCGCCGGAGCGGAGCGCCTGGATCCGGCGGCGGGGCACGTCGCGCGACGCGTACGTAGAGGATTCTTTCCGCACTGGGGTGGTCCTGGCATCCTCTGCCGCGCGTATGCGTCGATCGGAAGAAAACACCACCACCGTTCTCGCTGGGCGTGCGCCGCCCGCCCGGTGTTGTTGGAGGGAGAGCTGCTGCAGAGTGCCAGCCAGCGAACTGAGCCTCGACGATGCATGGCCCTGTGCATGACAGTATGCGCTCTCGGAAGATGCAGCGGATAGGTTGGTCCCTTCCCTCCTGCTCGCTAATCAGCCTTTTGTCTACTCTTGCGCTCACATCGTCACATTCGGACGTTTATGTATGCTATCGTTTGGTGGATGATCGACCGGCAATAATACACTACTGGCAATGAAACGAATAGCGTGTTTCTGGATTCGTATATGATTGCCCGAGTTTCTCTTTTAAGAATTATATAAACGTTAGCTGCAGAAAGAAAAACGATTTGAAAACGTTTAACATGTGGACGATGTTACTTACCCGTGCAAAAGGTACGCAGGGTCCGTACTGCGTCACCATCAGGTTTGAATATCACACAAGAAAACGAAAAGGCCAAATTATGCTAATGTAGCACCGACACATGCATAAGGAGTTCTCGGAACTCGCGAGCATCTAGCTAGGCCACACCCCGTCCATTACAAGTCACAAACGCAGCTAAGCGATTTTGGTGCTTTTCTTGCTTCTCTTTCCTTGGGTTTCATTTTTTCCTTCATACCTAACACATTTAACTCTGTCATGTTGGCAAGGCCGATTCATCACATCATTGTCGAGGACCCACCCTGCTGGCTCCTAGAGGAGGTGGAAAAGCACCTCAAAGGGTTTTTCTGGGTCGGCAAGAATAGGGCGAACGGAGGCCAATGCCTTGTCGCATGGGATAACATCAGTAAACCCAAGAGATTTGGAGGACTTGGAGTCAAGGACCTTAGGCTCCAAGGTTTAGCGCTGCGAGTTCGTTGGGAGTGGCTGCGCCGGACAGATGACAGCCGTCCCTGGCAGGGTCTAAGCCTGACCCAGGATCCCAAGGCGCGTGCTGTCTTTCGTAGTCTCGCTAAGCTGGAGGTGGGAGACGGATCCAAGATCCTCTTTTGGCACGACAGATGGATTCGTGGTCGCGGTGTGGAGGATATTGCACCACTGGCCTTTGACTCGGTGAACACTAGAAGGAAGAATTCGAGGACTGTGGCGGACGCGCTCCTTGATAACAGTTGGCTTCGTGACCTTGGTCCGGAGCTGTCAGTTGAAGGCTGGGCACAATGCATCAGGCTTTGGGATGAGATCGAGCTAGTTGACAGGGATGCTAGCAGGCCGGACAGATTCACCTGGCCTGGATCGATCAAGGGTGCCTACTCAGCCAAGGACACCTACAGGATGCTCTGTTTGGGGCAGGAAGAGTTCAGCATGTATAATCCCATCTGGCACTCATTCGCACCACCAAAATGCAAAATTTTGTGTGGCTTGCTTTGAGATATCGTCTTTGGACTTCAGATAGAAGGCACAGACATGGATTGCAAGATCGATCGGCGGCTTGTTACTGGTGCCTTCAGGATGAGGACAACCTGGATCACGTGCTCATGCGCTGCCCGTATGCTCGTCAGGTGTGGTTCGGTTGTATCACGGCTGCAGGGCTGAACATTGTGGAGCCTAACAGGGACAATTCTTTGGAGTCTTGGTGGTCTTCGGCAAGAGATCTGGTGAGGAGAAGGGATAGAAATAGTTTCGACACGCTGGTGATCCTCATCGCGTGGCAGATCTGGAAACAACGCAACGCTAGAGTGTTTGGAAACACTAACCTGCAATTCTCTACCGCCCAGATGTTGATTCATATCAAGGAGGAGTTTGGCCTTTGGAAGCTTGCCAAAAGAGGAGAGGAGTACCAATTTGCGAGAGAATAGgcctagtgtgtgtgtgtgtgtgtgtgtgtgtgtgtggagttGCCGCCTTCGCTGTTCGCAGACGTTGGGCAGGCCTCTTGTATATGACACCTTGCTTTCTTCTATAAAGATTTGGTACGCCATTGGCGTACCCTCGAAAAAAAAAACACATTAAAAAAAAATATAAGGCCTTAGTCCAGACTTTATAGATAAAGCCACGAACGGTACCGAACACATAGTCTCGGTACAAACCACCACACAATAGACGCACACACGCACGCCAGGCTAATTGCTATGCGGACTTCATGTTTCCGCGAGAGAGCTCACAAGGCACATTGTTCCTTATAATAGCAGAATTGGCTAAACCAGATGTTGCCGCGATATGGGAACGCTTGTCATATAAAAACACACCCAAGCTTGTCCTCTTGTTGAAGAGAGGATTAGGATTTCTCTGAAAAAACGTTtaatttactttacttaatagcaTTTTACTTTACTTGTCATTTACTTTCTAGGAAACTATAAACTAGAAACAAATTCTTGCATCGTTTGTTGTTTATTTTGTTGAATTTACTAACCAATGCCTTCAGCTCCTCATGGATTCGACAACATCTTCTATCGAAAGGTAGTACAACTGATCCCTACACTTGTGGCGTTATCAGGGTGCATGAGATCTGAAATTTAGCTATGCAGGATAGAGAGTGTTTATTTGTACAAATGTGGAACGATAGAGCACATGTTAGGGTTAGTGAATCTCTTGCAAACTTTGGGAGATTGAAACACCGCACTATATTTTTGTTGAATTCGGACTTGAATATGTTCTTCTGTTGTTGGAGCTCGCTCGCACTGTAACCCCACCTATTTAATGAAGTTCATATTTTACCCGCATAATATTCCATGGGTGAAACTCATTAGACAGGCATAGTACAACAACTCATCAGCACCCCATGCCATTGATCCCAAAGGATGGTTCTGGTGGAGAGATTGCCTTGCTCATAATGAAACATATAGAGAGATGAGTAAGGTCACAATACATAATGGTAAAACTGTCCTGTTATGGAAGGATTCATGGGACAATGAAACCAGAGAGCTTACATACCCCTACCTATATTATTTCGCCAAGCAACAGAACATTAACTTGAAACATGCATAGAATTCAATCAACGGGAATATATATGACATGTTCCACCTACAATTACCAAAGATTGCCCATGAAAAGATGGAAGACATTAGGGATGAAATTATAAACCTTAAGATGAATGATGACAATGACGAGTGGAATCAACCAAGAAGGTATACACCCACCTTATTGGTCAATTTAACACCCTAAAACCCATCCTGGAAATCTAGAAAACATGCAATCTTCCGAGGCATTAATTCTTTGCATGGCTTCTCCTACATGGTAGATTAAATACGAAAGTCCTAATGCTCGAAAAGAACTTCCACGTGGAATTCTCTGACTGCATATTATGTGACACATGCCCACAAGAAACTATTATGCACCTATTCTTTGAATGCTCCTTCAACAAAGCTTCTGGTGGGCATTAGGAATTGAATGGAACATAGATTTGGATATTCATGACATGATTGTCAATTCAAAGACAAGATATGCAATGGACTTTATAATGGAAATAATTATTACTGGATGGGTCTTTGGGAACAGAGGAATGATGCAATATTCAAGGACATGTCACCAATGACTAGCATATGTATATCAAGAATGAAGTACTTTTTCAACTTCACAATGTATAGAGCTAAGACCAGACTCAAGGAAGGCATGCTAGCATGGATAGATAACACTTGAGTTGTAATAAGGACCTATCCTAGACTTGTAAATATCACCTCTTATATATAAATGAAAATGACACACTAGGGAGCATTTCCCTACTATAAATGTGTCAAAAAAAACCAGGAAAATATAAGAATTGTCGATATAAGATGTTTTGTTGCACCACACGAAAAACACAGGAATTTGTGTGATGACGTGCATGACATGGTTTTCattgaaacaaacaaaaaaatcatTAGCTTGCACATCTAGCAAAATTTCAATGGAATTGCATGCAAAGTAGGCACATCAAAGAAATCTTATGGTTTGCAAACCTACAAACCAAAGAAGCTCCATTGGAAAAAAACATAAATAATATTAAAATCCTATAAACTCCTTTGAACCAAACATGCATTTCTATCTTAAAATTGAATATATCATTCTTTAATACTCTTGAGATGCCTTTTCTCTTAATGCCAAAATTATGATGATAGCCATACATATTTAAGGGTTCTGTGACCTATTAAATAATAGGTGGTAGCCGGTAAATAAATTCAAACATGCTTGGGTGCACAATCCAAATGTCAAAACTTCCATGAATAATAAGGAACGCACATGTTCTTTTCGTCCTTGTAACATTCCTGGGAGAGCAGATAGTCTTTGAACATTCAATTAACATATGCTCTCCTATGTTGAAAATAAAATTTATGAATGTCTAAGATATGGAAAAAAAAAGTTAGAAATGTATATGTTCATGTCAGTTGGTTGTTTGCAAAAAAATTATGGAGGAAAAAATATTTTCGCATGTGCTAAAATGACAAGTTGAGTGTCAAAATATTTACTTGTTTAGAGCACCAACCTTTATATTTCTATCGAGGGAAACATGCATGTTAATTTTCCACGGACCATAATATCGTAAACAAGTACACAAAATTTACATCTTTTAATttaaattttctatttttttcaaaTTTACTTTTCTTCCGGTAGCATCCCGGGAGCCAAAACTCCATGCCCGTTAGTTTGCGATATACATAAGAACACAACAATTATCTTATAAGTTTCCTTTTTACAACATTGATTTTTTTAACGGGTGATATCTTTAATTGTTTTTGAAAATTTACGTGAACCCAGTAGACATGAATATCTCCATATGTGCAATTATTTGTTGGGGTTATTTTACCTATTTAATGAATTAACTATCTATCTTCCGAGCACATGATCTTGGGAGCCATTCCACTTCTCTCGTAATAGGTTTCCCTGTTAGCTCTTCAGTTTTCTGTCATGGAGATTACAGTTATGAATCAGAGATAACCATTTCTAGTTTCAAATATCTGATTTCTGTGTGTAGGCGGAATATGCATGAACACTAGATTATAACGTATTCTTCGAAATGTTACATTGTAAAACACATCATAGTAGAGCTGTATAATATACTCACTAGAAAAACCTATAAAAAAAATTAACCATGAGAATAATCCataattacaaaagatatttggaAAAGCCAGAACTATAGAAGATTCTCATCTAGTAAGAAAACAGGTTTATAATGGATTGTAGTCCCTCCGTTCAATGGACCTTTATGTATTCTCTCGACTTGTTAAGTTGTCTATTTAATTTCATGCTGGTCAACTTATGCACTATACGAAAGAAGATGAAGAACATGTTCCATAGACATACTAGAAAACACCCAAAACCAAGCCAGATGGACGGATGGACGTACATTGGCTTATAGCACCGTCCACACCTGATGCTTTCTTGGGTTAAGTATAATTTAGGCATTTTGACGATTGAACCTAAATGAAAAGAGATTTGACTTAGAGCTAATTAATATTAAAATAATTAAAATTGTTAAGTGGTGATTCGATTCTTTGCTTGCGTCGGAACTGGTAAAGCATGGTCTTCTCGATTTAATATTTAAAACAAAGATGTCCTAAAATAACGTACCCAGAACCAAAATTAATTATATTGGAAGTGTGATTAGATGGCTTGGACAGAAAATGGCTCATAGCGGCAACGCCTATTGGGTGCTGGTGtcacattttttcgataaaggggaaATATTAATATCAGGAGATACCAAATAGACCTAGCCTCTATAACGACACaataccctaatggcagtacggatacacacaaccaaaaaagagaaaaaagaaactaCGAAATAAAAGTCCCGATACAGTATTCTAgccctagcaacaacaatacatccaccaccaagacaacacctgaacttCGGGCTCTCCAAaagcgatgcctccaagaaggaaacaatgcACAAGCGCTGTCGTCGCcctatcaaagatcttaggttttcaccctgaacatAGTCCCCGCCTCAAAACAATGCCATCAACAAGGTAATTGCCAGGCACAATCAATTAAGgctagaccttggattttcaccctaaaaggtaggactctgaaattcacctgtgATGTCGCTCCCACTTCCATACTTCTGCTGCGAAGCTTGGaataccaatcaaatccctcaacAACACATAGACTTGATATGGCGCCATTGAGAGTCGTGTATTGAAGCAAAATATGGAGAAATTAAAACGGTGAGGAGCAAGCTAAAATTGAGTTggacaagaggaagaagaagaggaacttgCTACTAGAGGAGAAGAAAAAAAAATGATGATGGAAGGAAAGAACTGAAGAGGAGAAAAAGATGTTGAAATACATGTTGTTAGATCTTGTGGTAGCTAGTGTTGCAtacaagaaaaaaaaatgaaGGTCAAGTTTGCGATGAGGTAGATGTTTTTCTTCGGATCTTGCTGAGCGTGTGTTCTAAAAGAAACCCAGCATTCATCCAAATTTAGGTGTGTAATTTTATTTAAATTGGTGTAGTACCGTTTGGGTAAAATATGATCTTATTTTAGAAGTTGAAAGTATACATATTAAGCTGGTATTATAGAGATCGCTATAGAGATCGCAGGTGTAGGCAGCCAGCTCCAAATCCGCGGCAGTTTATTATGTCTACGTCTCCAAAGGGGTTGTCCGGCGGTGTTACCGAACAACTGTATAGAGAGGCGCCGTTGAAGATGCTCTTAATACATGTAAATGTACAAAATAAACATATTAAAAAAAAGTCTCACTTGCACGTACAGTATATCTTTTGTTTTCCCGAAATTTCCCAGTGGAGTGGGCATATGTCATGGAGGGTCCCTCGCCGGCGTCAAAAGTATTGTTCCCTCCATGCTTAGTGGGATGTGTGGTTCGCAGCGGCGGAGCCCTGAGCGCAGCGCAGGAGCCGCACCCCTCCCGCCGCTCCTACAAATACCCCCTCCCCTTCTCTCCCACTTCTCATCGTGTGACCTCCCCCAAAAATCCCAGCTGTGAAGCTCGATCAGCAGCCAAAACAGGAGTCAGTGTACAAGAGAGAAGTTTTCAAATCAGATCGAAATCGAGACGCTGGTTAGAGTCTACCAAGCTTATCTCCCCGCCGCCACTCGTTTCACACCCCTGTCAAGCCGCTCGCCTCCGCTTATATAGCGCCGCCGCGTGCACGCTCCCGGTTTGGTTTCACTCTCTCTCGATCGATCTCAAGCCACCAGATATAAACGCACGTACACTTCACGCGATAGCAGCAAGCAACTCTGACCGTAGAAGCTACCTTCACTCTCCTACCACTGCCACCACTGCACGGCTGTGCGGCCTCCGTAACCTTTGACGCTACCGGCGACGACTCGAGCAGACATGGCACTCACTGCCTTCGAGACCGCGGAGCAGCGCCTGCCATGCCACGTCGACCAGACCGCTGCCGCCGACAACAGCAAGgcagtcgccgccgccgccgccgagcaggcCGTGCCGCTGCAGGAGGCGGACcacggcggcgccggcgccgacCAGCGCCCGGCCGACAGGGAcgacatatggaacatgatccagTCGCAGTCGCAGAAGCCCGCGGCGGCCCCGAGGCAGGCGCCGTACGTGCACGCCGCGCCCGTGCGCCGCGGCTCCTCCAGCCTGCTCACCCAGAAGAGCCTGGAGGTCTGCACCGAGAGCCTCGGCTCCGAGACCGGCTCCGACGGCTTCTCCGACGCCGACCGTTCCTGCCCGggctccgacgacgacgccgACTGCGAGGACGGCGGCGCCACCGGGGTGGCGGCCGCGGGCGCGGCGCCGGCCAGGGCGTTCCCGCCGCCGCTCCCGTCCCTGGCGCGCCGCACCGTGGGGTCGCTGCAGATGAGGCAGCACCGCCGCGACGGCCGCCTCGTCGTCGAGGCCGTCCCGGTGCTGTCCAACACTCTGTTCCGCGCGCAGCGCCGCGGCGGGCGCCTGCTGCTCTCCTTCGCCGACACCGCCGCCCCGGCCGCCGACGAGGAGAAGAACACCGTCGACCAGGAACCCGATCAGCAGGAAGAGGCCgaggaggaaaccgaggaggaggaggtccagGTCGTGGACAGGGGCACTGTGGTCGAGGTCAAGGTCAGCACGCAGCCGCAGGCGCACAACAGCGGACCGCGGGTGCACCGCTCCTCGCTCGTCATCAACAAGTTCGTTGGCGCCGAGCCCGTCAACGGCCCCGAGATCAACGACGCCGGCGCTGCACCGCCTAATAAGCCTTCACCTCTCAGCGCCACAGCTCCGCTGCCGGAGGACTACGGCACTACCGCCCCGCCGGGCGAGGGGAAGGTGCTCATGACGACCAGGCAGCGCCGGAGCAAGCAGGAGGTCCTCAACCACATGCGCCGCTGCGGGCAGCTCAGCGGGCGACTCTTCATCTGGGAGCCGCGCGTCGCCACCTCCTCTTGAGAACTCATCGTCCCACACTGCGCCGCCGCCTCTCCATTCCGTCCGGCGTCCGATTCCATGCCTCGCCGACGAGTGCTGTATTTCTTTGTAGCCGTTGTTCCTGCCGGTGTAACGTAAACGTGCGTAATAGTGAAGTTTGTGTTGTAGTAGTAGTAAGTGATAATCACGTGATTGGCTTAGCCGCACGAGTAAGTGAGTGAGAGTGAGAGAGCTAGATTGCTTTGTTTTATCCCCGTGCCTCCGCGCACGTGTTGTATCTACTTGCGTGATTCTAGTGGTCATAATTTAAGATTAAGAAGATGCATCCTTTGTGTATTAATTCTTCTTTTAGAACCATGAACAAACAAACACAATAGGTCAAGAAAACTGCATGCTTCCTCCATTCTAAATTATTTGACTCAAATTTGTCTATGTTCGAATATatcattttagtgtgtatgtaaATCTAGTCTAATAAGAGTTAATTAATTTGCCACGGAGGTAGTAAATGAAATAGCAGATGAAAGATCGGTAAAGTCAAAAGTTACAAATTCAATGCTCGCTAGACATAATTTGGCTAAAATACAAAACATTTATGATAAAACTGCATTTTGTGTGACCAACTAGGAGAGGTGAATTGTTCGTTCTTTGAACTAGCATTTTTAGTCGGTTCAAAATGATTGATAAATACATATATGGTTTTAAGGATTATGCGAGAAATAATATTGTTTAATTTCCTAAACTAAAATCATCTTTGAAGATACTTTTAAATCATCTTTAATTTGTGAAGTGAATAATATTATGTCATTTTAGAATCTTTTAATATTGTAGTCCAGTTAAAATTTACAAGTAAGGTTCACCTAAGCAAGGGATAAAAGATGCGGAAATTCACTTTTGAACatgggagcatttgctcctgcaatccagaaaaaatattttaaaatgacaaaaaaaaatctgaacaaaaacttgatatgttttttttttgaccAACCACTGTGAAGCAACAGCCCCAAAGCCTTGAAGCGTATATGTCAACACTATATGTTCGCACTCCAAGTTTCACATTAAACTGACATTTTTTGAATCTTCTAAAATTAGATAAAGAAATATATCATGAAAAGTTTTTTTAAGCACCTAAATTTTTATTTGTTGCACACGACACATAAAATGTAAGTTTTC
It includes:
- the LOC127296151 gene encoding uncharacterized protein, whose amino-acid sequence is MALTAFETAEQRLPCHVDQTAAADNSKAVAAAAAEQAVPLQEADHGGAGADQRPADRDDIWNMIQSQSQKPAAAPRQAPYVHAAPVRRGSSSLLTQKSLEVCTESLGSETGSDGFSDADRSCPGSDDDADCEDGGATGVAAAGAAPARAFPPPLPSLARRTVGSLQMRQHRRDGRLVVEAVPVLSNTLFRAQRRGGRLLLSFADTAAPAADEEKNTVDQEPDQQEEAEEETEEEEVQVVDRGTVVEVKVSTQPQAHNSGPRVHRSSLVINKFVGAEPVNGPEINDAGAAPPNKPSPLSATAPLPEDYGTTAPPGEGKVLMTTRQRRSKQEVLNHMRRCGQLSGRLFIWEPRVATSS